From a region of the bacterium genome:
- a CDS encoding copper-translocating P-type ATPase, giving the protein MLATTCGCDFEAKQFEYGIAEKAQAHDHHAAGHGMGEAHDHEAIMADPRMAAFMEADMRRRFLWSLVLTVPAILYSPLGQTLLRLRLPEPIPVNWILFLLTTPVVFWTGSIFITGAYRSLRSRALNMSVLISVGVLAAYLFSVVITVLNAGATFYEAAAMLVTFVLFGHWMEMRSRRGTSDALQALFNLVPPKARVVRQGRVVEIPTADIQKDDVVELRPGDRVPVDGVVTQGETAVDESLVTGESIPVTKRQGDPVIGGSISQSGSVRFTATKVGEETALAQIVKLVEEAQSSKAPGQRIADRWAQYLVILAVGAGVVTFAVWFGLMRESLLVALTFAISAIVIACPDALGLATPTAVAVGTGIGARHNILIKNAATLEQVSRITAVVMDKTGTLTEGRPRLTDVEGVNGFQPDEALRFAAVAEARSGHPLSKAVLEEAERRRISVDSEVTGFENLAGHGVRATVSGREVMVGTAKLMRDRGIDLAPVQAHLDRLLAGGKTIMLVAVDGKMAGVAAAADPIRETSRRAVEGLRRLGIEVAMITGDNRQTAEAVAGQLGIQRVFAEVLPEQKVDYVKQLQQEGKFVAMVGDGVNDAPALAQADIGIAIGAGTDVAIETAEVVLMRSDPADVLRAIFLSKATVGKMRQNLFWASFYNVLAIPVAAGVLYPRFGIMLRPEWSALLMSASSIVVATNAVLLKTSERHMGEI; this is encoded by the coding sequence GTGCTCGCCACGACGTGCGGCTGCGACTTTGAGGCCAAGCAGTTCGAGTACGGGATCGCCGAGAAGGCCCAGGCCCACGACCATCACGCCGCGGGGCACGGCATGGGAGAGGCGCACGACCACGAGGCGATCATGGCGGATCCCCGCATGGCCGCCTTCATGGAAGCGGACATGCGGCGGCGGTTCCTGTGGTCGCTGGTGCTGACGGTTCCGGCGATCCTGTACTCACCGTTGGGCCAGACACTGCTCCGCCTGCGGCTGCCGGAGCCGATCCCGGTGAATTGGATCCTGTTCCTCTTAACGACCCCGGTGGTGTTCTGGACCGGCTCGATCTTCATCACCGGTGCCTACCGCTCGCTGCGGAGCCGCGCGCTCAATATGTCGGTGCTGATCAGCGTCGGCGTGCTGGCGGCGTATCTCTTCAGCGTCGTCATCACCGTACTCAATGCCGGGGCGACCTTCTACGAAGCCGCCGCGATGCTCGTCACGTTCGTGCTCTTCGGCCACTGGATGGAGATGCGGTCCCGGCGCGGCACCTCCGACGCCCTTCAGGCGCTCTTCAACCTGGTGCCGCCGAAGGCCCGGGTGGTGCGCCAGGGGCGGGTCGTGGAGATCCCCACCGCTGACATCCAGAAAGATGACGTCGTCGAGCTGCGTCCCGGCGATCGGGTTCCCGTGGACGGCGTGGTCACCCAGGGCGAGACCGCAGTCGACGAGTCCCTGGTGACCGGGGAATCCATCCCCGTCACGAAGCGGCAAGGCGATCCGGTGATCGGAGGGAGCATCAGCCAGTCGGGATCGGTTCGATTCACGGCGACCAAGGTAGGGGAAGAGACGGCGCTGGCCCAAATCGTGAAACTGGTCGAGGAGGCCCAGTCCTCCAAGGCCCCCGGCCAGCGGATCGCCGACCGGTGGGCCCAGTATCTGGTGATTCTCGCGGTGGGTGCCGGTGTCGTGACGTTCGCGGTCTGGTTCGGACTCATGCGAGAGTCCTTGCTCGTCGCCCTCACCTTCGCGATTTCCGCCATTGTGATTGCCTGCCCCGATGCGCTGGGTCTCGCGACGCCGACCGCGGTGGCGGTGGGGACCGGGATCGGCGCCCGCCACAACATCCTGATCAAGAACGCGGCCACACTCGAGCAGGTCTCACGCATCACCGCGGTCGTCATGGACAAGACCGGCACGCTCACCGAGGGGCGCCCGCGCCTCACCGACGTCGAGGGGGTCAACGGGTTCCAGCCCGACGAGGCGCTCCGCTTCGCCGCGGTGGCCGAGGCGCGCTCGGGCCACCCGCTCAGCAAGGCGGTGTTGGAGGAGGCCGAGCGGCGAAGGATCTCCGTCGACAGCGAGGTCACGGGATTCGAGAACCTCGCGGGGCACGGCGTCCGGGCGACGGTGTCCGGGCGCGAAGTTATGGTGGGGACGGCCAAGCTGATGCGGGACCGCGGCATCGACCTGGCGCCTGTGCAGGCACACCTGGACCGGTTGCTTGCAGGTGGGAAGACGATCATGCTCGTGGCTGTAGACGGCAAGATGGCCGGAGTGGCCGCGGCCGCCGACCCGATCCGGGAGACGTCGCGCCGCGCGGTGGAGGGCCTCCGCCGCCTCGGGATCGAGGTGGCGATGATCACCGGGGACAACCGGCAGACGGCGGAGGCGGTGGCGGGACAATTGGGCATCCAGAGGGTCTTCGCCGAAGTGTTGCCCGAACAGAAGGTCGACTATGTGAAGCAGCTGCAACAGGAAGGGAAGTTCGTGGCGATGGTCGGGGACGGGGTGAACGACGCGCCCGCGCTGGCCCAGGCGGACATCGGGATCGCCATCGGCGCGGGGACCGATGTGGCGATCGAGACCGCCGAGGTCGTGCTGATGCGGTCCGACCCTGCGGACGTCCTGCGCGCCATCTTCCTGTCGAAGGCGACCGTGGGGAAGATGCGTCAGAACCTCTTCTGGGCGTCCTTCTATAACGTCCTCGCAATCCCCGTCGCCGCCGGCGTTCTCTACCCGCGCTTTGGCATCATGCTCCGCCCGGAGTGGTCGGCGCTCCTCATGTCCGCGTCCTCGATCGTCGTGGCGACCAACGCGGTGCTGCTGAAGACCTCGGAGCGCCACATGGGAGAGATCTGA
- a CDS encoding isoamylase early set domain-containing protein — MTTVIPVTFRFPARLAPAAGNVSLVGSFNGWDSAAHRMRRAANAEWAITVYLPPGRVVYLFSVDGVMWLDPEDDGRLPNGWGSEYSVRHVSAEPALVGQTF; from the coding sequence ATGACGACGGTCATCCCCGTCACATTCCGTTTCCCCGCACGTCTTGCTCCAGCCGCGGGCAACGTGTCGTTGGTTGGATCCTTCAACGGCTGGGATTCGGCCGCGCACCGGATGCGGCGCGCGGCGAACGCTGAGTGGGCGATCACCGTGTACCTTCCGCCGGGCCGTGTAGTCTATCTGTTCTCCGTCGACGGCGTGATGTGGCTCGATCCCGAGGACGATGGGCGCCTGCCGAACGGCTGGGGCTCGGAGTATTCGGTTCGCCACGTTTCCGCCGAGCCGGCCCTCGTGGGGCAAACGTTCTAA